Proteins encoded by one window of Blautia argi:
- a CDS encoding glycosyltransferase family 4 protein — translation MKKIAVISMGVKLDNEKGYSRFRYIGDFLSDAGYQVDLITTTFQHWEKAQRKLDEIKKEDYKFNLKFIYEPGYKKNIDLRRIHSHRIAAKNLTKLLEQEGDYDLIYCEIPPNDVALAAAEYAKKKGIPFVPDVNDLWPEAMHMVLDIPVISNILFYPLQRDAEKVYSLVSGIIGTSDEYRDRPLKNQMLHVPKKTVYVGNEITEFDAGVKEYSSEIEKKEGEFWISYAGTIGTSYDIKTMVLAGKELLNRGKDQMKIKILGGGPLKEELETLAKEQDCTNVEFVGYAPYPKMAAYLAKSDILVNSFVKKAPQSIVTKIGDYLAAGRPMINTCMSPEFREKVEKDGFGINIMPEDVTILADAIEKLYEDNAGREEMGRKARKIAEEQFDRPESYKKIIELIEELTGDE, via the coding sequence ATGAAAAAGATAGCGGTAATTTCTATGGGCGTAAAACTGGATAATGAAAAAGGTTACAGCCGTTTTCGGTATATCGGAGATTTTCTTTCTGATGCAGGATATCAGGTGGATTTGATTACAACTACTTTTCAGCATTGGGAAAAAGCCCAGAGAAAGCTTGATGAAATAAAAAAAGAGGATTATAAATTTAATTTGAAATTTATCTATGAGCCGGGATATAAGAAAAATATTGATTTGCGAAGAATCCACAGTCACCGGATTGCAGCAAAGAATCTGACAAAGCTGCTGGAACAAGAAGGGGACTATGATTTGATTTACTGTGAGATTCCTCCAAATGATGTAGCGCTGGCAGCGGCAGAATATGCGAAGAAAAAGGGGATTCCTTTTGTACCGGACGTAAACGATTTGTGGCCTGAAGCCATGCACATGGTACTGGATATTCCGGTTATAAGCAATATTCTCTTTTATCCCCTGCAAAGAGATGCAGAAAAGGTCTATTCTCTGGTTTCCGGTATTATCGGAACTTCTGATGAGTACAGGGACAGACCGCTGAAAAACCAGATGCTGCATGTACCGAAGAAAACGGTTTATGTGGGAAATGAGATTACAGAGTTTGATGCCGGTGTAAAAGAATACAGCTCTGAGATAGAAAAGAAAGAGGGAGAATTCTGGATTTCTTATGCGGGAACCATTGGAACAAGCTATGATATCAAAACCATGGTGCTGGCAGGAAAAGAGCTTTTAAATCGGGGAAAAGACCAGATGAAAATAAAAATTCTGGGAGGAGGTCCTTTAAAAGAAGAACTGGAAACTCTGGCAAAAGAACAGGATTGTACAAATGTAGAGTTTGTGGGCTATGCTCCTTATCCGAAAATGGCGGCTTATCTGGCAAAATCAGATATTCTGGTAAACTCTTTTGTGAAAAAAGCGCCCCAGAGCATTGTTACGAAAATCGGAGATTATCTGGCAGCCGGCAGACCTATGATTAATACCTGTATGAGCCCTGAATTCAGAGAAAAGGTAGAGAAGGATGGCTTTGGCATTAATATTATGCCGGAAGATGTGACAATTCTGGCAGATGCCATCGAAAAGTTGTATGAGGACAATGCTGGCAGAGAAGAGATGGGAAGAAAAGCAAGAAAAATCGCAGAAGAGCAATTTGACCGTCCTGAGTCTTATAAGAAAATCATTGAACTGATTGAGGAGTTGACAGGAGATGAATAA
- a CDS encoding glycosyltransferase family 2 protein, which produces MNKPFFSVVMPAYGVEKYLEKAVKSIEAQTFSDWELLIVEDGSPDRTGELAEELAKENDRIRVFHHEKNRGLSPARNTGMSHAKGQYIWFMDPDDWVEADVLQKVYDALWENPAELTIIGHTEEYYDRDGKLSYTHEICPKRQYLSGQQKMREQVIRLEQETIYGYAWNKFYSLEHIRREGLQYETVRLIEDIVFNIQFCNDIKSMNVLDIVPYHYAKRMEGSLTTKFVPDYYPLHRRRIAMLYEQQQLWHTDTEETCAILGSLYGRYILSALERNCDKRAEMNHRDRKAFCKTVFADRLFVKLMPKARARDSKALKFALFCMKRKSVFLCTTLARAVHIIRSGLPMVYSKVKSNR; this is translated from the coding sequence ATGAATAAACCATTTTTCAGTGTGGTTATGCCAGCCTATGGAGTAGAAAAATATCTGGAAAAGGCAGTAAAAAGTATAGAAGCACAGACCTTTTCTGACTGGGAACTTTTGATTGTAGAAGACGGTTCTCCTGATAGAACGGGAGAACTGGCAGAAGAACTGGCAAAAGAAAATGACAGAATCCGTGTGTTTCATCATGAGAAAAACAGGGGATTAAGCCCTGCCAGAAATACTGGAATGAGCCATGCAAAGGGGCAGTATATCTGGTTTATGGATCCGGACGACTGGGTAGAAGCTGATGTGTTGCAAAAGGTTTATGATGCCTTGTGGGAAAATCCGGCAGAACTGACAATCATAGGGCATACAGAGGAATATTATGATCGTGATGGAAAGCTGAGCTATACTCACGAAATTTGTCCGAAAAGACAGTACCTGTCCGGTCAGCAGAAAATGAGGGAACAGGTTATCCGTCTGGAACAGGAAACTATTTACGGATATGCCTGGAATAAGTTTTACAGTCTGGAACATATACGAAGAGAAGGCTTACAGTATGAAACCGTTCGTCTGATTGAGGATATTGTATTTAATATTCAGTTCTGCAATGATATAAAATCCATGAATGTTCTGGATATTGTACCTTATCACTATGCAAAGCGTATGGAAGGCAGTCTGACTACCAAATTTGTACCGGATTATTATCCTCTTCACAGAAGAAGAATTGCCATGCTCTATGAGCAGCAGCAGCTTTGGCACACCGATACAGAGGAAACCTGTGCGATTCTGGGAAGTCTTTATGGCAGATATATTTTGTCAGCTCTGGAGAGGAACTGTGACAAGAGAGCAGAAATGAACCACAGGGACAGAAAGGCATTTTGCAAAACTGTTTTTGCGGACAGGCTTTTTGTAAAACTGATGCCCAAGGCAAGAGCAAGAGATAGCAAAGCGTTGAAGTTTGCACTCTTTTGCATGAAGCGAAAATCCGTATTTTTATGCACCACCCTTGCAAGAGCAGTACATATCATAAGAAGCGGACTTCCCATGGTCTATTCTAAGGTAAAGTCTAACAGATAA
- the glf gene encoding UDP-galactopyranose mutase, with translation MRKYDYILVGSGLFSGVFAYHAMKAGKKCLVVEKRDTIGGNLYCEDMEDIHVHKYGAHIFHTSNKKVWQFVNSLVEFNRYTNSPVANFHGEMYNMPFNMNTFSKMWNISTPEEAKAIIEKQKASVKGEPKNLEEQAISLVGEDIYKKLIKGYTEKQWGRDCKDLPSFIIKRLPVRYTYDNNYFNDLYQGIPIGGYNVLIDKLFAGCDMETGVDYNENREKYNALGEKVLYTGTIDSYYDYCFGKLEYRSLKFETETLDKENYQGVAVVNYTDRETPYTRIIEHKHFEFGTQPKTVITREYPADWQEGMEPYYPINDEKNQSLYQKYKELAEKETKVLFGGRLAEYKYYDMDKVIESAFKLVEKEL, from the coding sequence ATGAGAAAATATGATTATATTTTAGTAGGAAGCGGATTGTTTTCAGGCGTATTTGCATATCATGCCATGAAAGCAGGCAAAAAATGTCTGGTAGTAGAAAAGAGAGATACCATTGGAGGAAATCTCTATTGTGAAGATATGGAAGATATTCATGTTCATAAATACGGCGCGCATATTTTTCATACCAGTAATAAAAAAGTATGGCAATTTGTCAATTCGTTGGTGGAGTTTAACCGCTATACCAATTCTCCGGTGGCAAATTTTCACGGGGAAATGTATAATATGCCCTTTAATATGAATACCTTCAGCAAAATGTGGAATATCAGCACACCGGAGGAAGCGAAAGCGATTATTGAAAAACAGAAAGCCAGTGTAAAGGGAGAGCCAAAAAATCTGGAGGAACAGGCCATCAGTCTGGTAGGCGAGGATATTTACAAAAAACTTATCAAAGGATATACAGAAAAACAGTGGGGAAGAGATTGTAAAGATTTACCGTCTTTCATTATTAAAAGACTTCCTGTAAGATATACCTATGACAACAATTATTTTAATGATTTATACCAGGGGATTCCTATCGGCGGCTACAATGTGCTGATTGACAAGCTGTTTGCGGGCTGTGATATGGAAACAGGTGTGGATTATAATGAAAACAGAGAAAAGTATAACGCTCTGGGGGAAAAAGTCTTATACACAGGAACCATTGACTCCTATTATGATTACTGCTTTGGAAAGCTGGAATACAGAAGTCTGAAATTTGAAACCGAAACTCTGGATAAAGAGAATTATCAGGGAGTGGCTGTGGTAAATTATACGGACAGGGAAACACCTTATACCAGAATTATTGAACATAAGCATTTTGAATTCGGCACACAGCCGAAGACTGTCATTACAAGGGAGTATCCGGCAGACTGGCAGGAGGGTATGGAACCTTACTATCCCATTAACGATGAGAAGAACCAGAGTCTGTATCAGAAATACAAAGAACTGGCGGAGAAAGAAACAAAGGTTCTGTTTGGAGGAAGACTGGCAGAATATAAATACTATGATATGGACAAGGTAATTGAGTCTGCATTTAAACTGGTGGAAAAAGAATTATAA
- a CDS encoding O-antigen ligase family protein, which translates to MKFVKKEYIRYLEWAFKLSYLLLGLVTFNSFLYDSPVQPFLVKACLVLGVLTLLGRIIYWKDYIKTPYLAVLSLFCVSFFVTILANREYGQVSGDIKWLIWTGILFFLLYMCDTKRNTEAYKKEFILFSHILIVWNAISSAASLFLMSQLYHEKWFTASGELMLAGFQWGRLWGVYTDPNYGSVFSVVVILLCVFYIRRYKTWKKIPYAGVVVLSYLYIVFSDSRTAEVAMIISAVFWILLNTVYKKKAVKEFLVRMIIAVFFSVVFLAGTSGIKKEYNTEIQRQINEIEAKKNTVQNGVQNHADKNKTNGKKQQQVGRAQDLEKDVTNGRIALWESGVEVWKTSPVLGVGYNSFIPYVLKNLPETYAVHNSQGTNYVSLHNEFINILAYQGILGIGVFLIFILLLFLLWAKVIRKIEEKDRDYIAVLSACVLAIGVSMVFLLEGLYTNSPGTFILWSFAGYIAHYCRKTGKAEP; encoded by the coding sequence ATGAAGTTTGTGAAAAAGGAGTATATTCGATATCTGGAATGGGCATTTAAGCTGAGCTATCTGCTTTTGGGACTCGTGACATTTAACTCCTTTCTGTATGATTCTCCAGTGCAGCCGTTTTTGGTAAAAGCGTGTTTGGTATTGGGTGTACTGACTCTGTTGGGAAGAATCATTTACTGGAAGGATTATATAAAAACGCCGTATTTAGCAGTGTTATCTCTGTTTTGTGTAAGTTTCTTTGTCACTATTCTGGCAAATAGGGAATATGGACAGGTAAGTGGGGATATTAAGTGGCTGATATGGACAGGAATTCTGTTTTTTCTTTTATATATGTGTGATACAAAAAGAAACACAGAAGCATATAAAAAAGAGTTTATTCTTTTTTCTCATATATTAATTGTATGGAATGCAATTTCTTCAGCAGCGAGTTTATTCCTTATGAGTCAGTTGTACCATGAAAAGTGGTTTACTGCTTCAGGAGAATTGATGCTGGCCGGCTTCCAATGGGGAAGGCTGTGGGGAGTGTATACAGACCCCAATTACGGAAGCGTATTTAGTGTGGTAGTTATTTTATTGTGTGTGTTTTACATTAGAAGATATAAAACCTGGAAAAAGATTCCGTACGCAGGAGTTGTTGTCTTAAGCTATCTGTATATTGTATTCAGCGATTCAAGAACAGCAGAAGTGGCAATGATTATATCTGCGGTTTTCTGGATTCTTTTGAATACTGTTTACAAGAAGAAAGCTGTGAAAGAATTCCTGGTAAGAATGATAATTGCAGTGTTTTTTTCCGTTGTCTTTCTTGCAGGAACCTCTGGTATTAAAAAAGAATATAATACGGAAATACAGCGACAGATTAATGAAATAGAAGCGAAAAAGAACACCGTCCAAAATGGAGTTCAGAATCATGCTGACAAAAATAAGACAAACGGTAAAAAACAACAGCAGGTTGGCCGGGCGCAGGATCTGGAAAAAGATGTTACGAATGGACGTATTGCTTTGTGGGAAAGTGGAGTGGAGGTCTGGAAAACCAGTCCAGTGTTAGGTGTTGGTTACAATTCCTTTATTCCATATGTTTTGAAAAATTTGCCGGAAACATATGCGGTTCATAATTCTCAGGGAACGAATTACGTCAGTCTGCATAATGAATTTATCAATATTCTGGCGTATCAGGGGATTTTAGGAATTGGAGTTTTCCTGATATTTATCCTATTGCTGTTCCTGCTGTGGGCAAAAGTAATAAGAAAAATAGAAGAAAAAGATCGGGATTACATAGCAGTTTTAAGCGCATGTGTGTTAGCCATTGGTGTATCCATGGTGTTTTTATTAGAAGGATTATACACAAATTCTCCGGGGACTTTTATTTTATGGAGTTTTGCCGGATATATTGCACATTATTGCAGAAAGACAGGAAAGGCGGAGCCATAG
- a CDS encoding glycosyltransferase produces the protein MKKMLVGFIMDGNGGGVDKYLLNFLENTAGEEVEIDFLTNEIDADLEEYLKKYHSRIFAIANLKHPITQYRQVCRIIKEQKYDMVYLNISTAIDCIAALAAKSCKVKRIMIHSHSSGNDCENHIKRMIFNGIHRICRTFLYRIATEYYGCSKKAGVWLFPKKIVESNRFQTIFNAVDLEKYTYNEELRKQVRKELNLEDKFVVGHVGNFSYPKNHYFLIDIFEKLKAKCPESVLVLAGQGERLEMVKNIVKDRGMEDSVRILGFRKDVNRLFQGMDFFVLPSYFEGLPTVSIEAQCTGLPCLMSENVTQEAAITGNCWFLPLHDTPEKWADFILQHRNMDRTSVSWIEKTKKYSLEDLKEQQIQLIRG, from the coding sequence ATGAAAAAAATGCTGGTTGGGTTTATTATGGATGGAAATGGCGGAGGAGTGGATAAGTATCTGTTGAATTTTCTTGAGAATACAGCAGGTGAAGAGGTAGAAATAGACTTCCTGACAAATGAAATAGATGCTGATTTGGAAGAATATTTAAAGAAATACCATTCCCGTATTTTTGCTATTGCAAATTTAAAACATCCAATAACCCAGTACCGCCAGGTCTGCAGGATTATAAAAGAACAGAAATACGATATGGTATATCTGAATATTTCGACAGCAATTGATTGCATAGCAGCTTTGGCAGCAAAAAGCTGTAAGGTAAAACGGATTATGATTCACAGTCATTCCAGTGGAAATGACTGTGAGAATCACATAAAGAGAATGATTTTTAACGGGATACATAGAATTTGCAGAACATTTTTGTACAGAATAGCTACAGAATATTATGGCTGTTCTAAAAAGGCGGGAGTCTGGTTGTTTCCGAAGAAGATTGTGGAAAGCAATAGATTTCAAACCATTTTTAATGCAGTGGATTTAGAAAAGTATACATATAATGAAGAACTCAGAAAGCAAGTAAGAAAAGAACTGAATTTAGAAGATAAATTTGTAGTAGGCCATGTGGGAAATTTTTCTTATCCCAAAAACCACTACTTTTTGATTGATATATTTGAAAAATTGAAAGCAAAATGTCCGGAGTCTGTTTTAGTGCTGGCAGGACAGGGGGAACGCCTGGAAATGGTAAAAAATATAGTGAAGGACAGGGGTATGGAAGACAGTGTGAGAATTCTGGGATTCCGGAAAGATGTGAACAGGCTGTTTCAGGGAATGGATTTTTTTGTCCTTCCTTCTTATTTTGAAGGTTTACCGACCGTCAGTATAGAAGCACAATGTACAGGACTGCCCTGTCTTATGAGCGAAAATGTAACGCAGGAAGCAGCAATTACAGGAAATTGTTGGTTTTTACCGTTGCATGATACACCGGAAAAGTGGGCTGATTTTATTTTACAACATAGAAACATGGACAGAACTTCTGTTTCCTGGATAGAGAAAACGAAAAAATACAGCCTGGAAGATTTGAAAGAACAACAGATACAGTTAATAAGAGGATAA
- a CDS encoding glycosyltransferase: protein MKLASIVVPVYNIEKYIKNCIESLCVQTYQNLEIILVDDGTLDNSGKICDEYAKRDSRIRVIHKENGGLSDARNKGAQTASGEYLFFVDGDDRVAPDLVEKTVLCAEIQNADMVIFDFESVEEDTGRRDLYHFDLPESTNVKTTPELILKTPAAWCRMYKKEFWDCSGIRYPEKIQYEDLATTPRLILKAKKIAYVGDKPLYFYMLREGSIMRSNNFERSYQDRKYVLSYLKEYFQEQGEEQRYEKEMEYLFFEHGYFVPSKEIILADTGSMWLKEFRSFALKNYPEMFKNPYIKQMSGKDKILLFLMRRKWYRIMNLLSGARKQKDSWKKE from the coding sequence ATGAAGCTGGCCAGTATTGTTGTACCTGTGTACAATATAGAAAAATATATAAAGAATTGTATAGAAAGTCTGTGTGTACAGACGTATCAGAATTTGGAAATTATTCTGGTAGATGATGGAACTTTGGATAACAGTGGCAAGATCTGCGACGAGTATGCAAAGAGGGACAGCAGAATCAGAGTGATTCATAAAGAAAACGGAGGTCTGAGTGATGCAAGAAACAAAGGCGCTCAGACTGCGTCTGGGGAATATCTGTTCTTTGTAGATGGAGATGACCGTGTGGCTCCGGATTTGGTGGAGAAAACCGTTTTGTGTGCAGAAATACAAAATGCAGATATGGTTATTTTTGATTTTGAATCTGTAGAAGAGGATACCGGACGGAGAGATTTGTATCATTTTGATTTGCCGGAAAGTACGAATGTCAAAACAACCCCTGAACTGATTCTTAAGACACCGGCTGCCTGGTGCAGAATGTATAAAAAAGAATTTTGGGATTGCTCAGGTATCCGTTATCCTGAGAAAATTCAATATGAAGATTTGGCAACAACTCCGCGCTTGATTTTGAAGGCAAAGAAGATTGCATATGTAGGGGACAAACCATTATATTTTTATATGCTGAGAGAAGGTTCCATTATGCGAAGTAATAATTTTGAAAGAAGTTATCAGGATAGAAAATATGTTTTGAGTTATTTGAAAGAATATTTTCAGGAACAGGGAGAGGAACAGCGCTATGAAAAAGAAATGGAATATTTATTTTTCGAACACGGATATTTTGTTCCCTCCAAAGAGATTATTCTGGCAGATACAGGAAGTATGTGGCTAAAGGAATTCAGAAGCTTTGCTTTGAAGAACTATCCGGAAATGTTTAAGAATCCTTACATAAAACAAATGTCAGGTAAAGATAAAATTTTGCTGTTTCTTATGCGGAGAAAATGGTACAGAATTATGAATCTGCTATCCGGCGCCAGAAAGCAAAAAGACAGTTGGAAAAAGGAGTAA
- a CDS encoding glycosyltransferase family 2 protein produces MEKILTITIPSYNVEKYLQQTLDSFIDDEILNDIEVLVVDDGSKDRTATIGKAYEEKYPDTFRVISKENGGHGSTINRGIQEAKGKYFKVVDGDDWVYTEDFIKLVKALKTCNADYIVTNYYEVNDKTGEKTPREYREFQKKDIWKFSEAAQVKQIGMHPLVIKTEILKKNQIRLDEHCFYVDVEYILYPVPYVETVQYLNLFVYMYRLAVTTQSVSLAGYQKHMQNHIDVILHLTEFFNKYQKYGEKEKIDYIGKRIAQMVGDQITIFMSFSEKDKEMKKKFMEFDRALKAASPEIYHRSGEESGTLRLFRKMNFKCYPWIAKMCKKRNHIGED; encoded by the coding sequence ATGGAAAAAATACTGACAATTACAATTCCTTCTTATAATGTGGAAAAGTATTTACAGCAGACCCTGGATTCTTTTATAGATGATGAGATTTTAAATGACATAGAGGTACTTGTTGTAGATGACGGTTCAAAAGACAGAACAGCAACGATAGGAAAAGCATATGAAGAGAAATATCCGGATACTTTTCGCGTGATATCCAAAGAAAACGGAGGACATGGTTCTACCATTAACAGGGGAATACAGGAGGCAAAAGGAAAGTATTTCAAGGTTGTAGATGGAGATGACTGGGTATATACAGAAGACTTCATAAAGTTGGTAAAGGCTTTAAAAACCTGTAATGCAGACTATATTGTCACAAATTATTATGAAGTAAATGATAAAACCGGAGAAAAAACTCCAAGGGAATATCGGGAATTTCAAAAAAAGGATATCTGGAAATTTTCAGAAGCAGCCCAGGTAAAGCAAATAGGAATGCACCCTTTGGTAATCAAAACAGAAATTTTAAAAAAGAATCAGATTCGTTTAGATGAACACTGCTTTTATGTGGACGTTGAATATATTTTATATCCAGTGCCTTATGTGGAAACCGTACAGTATCTGAATTTGTTTGTGTATATGTATCGTCTGGCTGTTACAACCCAGAGTGTGAGTCTGGCAGGATATCAGAAACATATGCAGAATCATATAGATGTTATTTTGCACCTGACAGAATTTTTTAATAAATATCAGAAATATGGTGAAAAAGAAAAAATAGATTATATTGGAAAAAGAATTGCTCAGATGGTGGGAGATCAGATTACGATTTTCATGAGTTTCTCAGAGAAAGATAAAGAGATGAAAAAGAAATTTATGGAATTTGACAGAGCATTAAAAGCAGCCAGCCCGGAGATTTACCATCGTTCTGGTGAAGAAAGCGGGACGCTTCGCTTATTTCGGAAGATGAATTTTAAATGCTATCCGTGGATTGCAAAAATGTGTAAAAAACGGAATCACATAGGAGAAGATTAG
- a CDS encoding oligosaccharide flippase family protein — protein sequence MKTHSIKFNFIMNALLTLSSVIFPIITFPYISRVLGVRGSGDVAAALSTVSYFTMFASLGVPTYGIRACARVRDDKAKLSQTVQELLIINAVTTAAIYLIFFGCLAVVPKFNGQKELLMVVSISIILNTMGMQWLYNALEQYSYITVCSLSFKVLGIILMFAMIHSPDDYLKYGAISAISSYGSGIMNFINMRKYVSLKKTEFYDFKRHMKPLFTFFFMSAATSIYLNLDMVMLWLMKTNWDTGIYNAAIKIKTVLVNLVTSLGTVLLPRMSFYIEKGEQEAFKIL from the coding sequence ATGAAGACACATTCTATTAAATTCAATTTTATTATGAATGCTTTGCTGACTTTATCGTCTGTTATTTTTCCTATTATTACATTCCCATACATATCGAGAGTGTTAGGAGTAAGAGGAAGCGGAGATGTAGCGGCAGCATTATCAACAGTTTCCTACTTTACGATGTTTGCTTCATTGGGAGTGCCTACATATGGTATTCGAGCTTGTGCACGGGTAAGAGACGATAAAGCAAAGTTATCGCAGACCGTCCAGGAACTTTTGATCATTAATGCAGTAACAACAGCAGCTATATATCTGATTTTTTTTGGCTGTCTTGCAGTTGTACCAAAATTCAATGGGCAGAAAGAGCTCTTAATGGTAGTCAGTATATCTATTATATTAAACACCATGGGAATGCAATGGTTGTATAATGCACTGGAACAGTATAGTTATATTACAGTCTGTTCGTTGAGTTTTAAGGTTTTGGGAATCATATTGATGTTCGCCATGATTCATTCACCTGATGATTATTTAAAATATGGGGCAATTAGTGCAATTTCCAGCTACGGATCTGGCATTATGAATTTTATTAATATGAGAAAATATGTGTCATTAAAAAAGACAGAATTTTACGATTTTAAAAGACACATGAAACCGCTGTTTACATTTTTCTTTATGTCTGCAGCAACCAGTATTTATTTGAATCTGGACATGGTTATGCTCTGGCTGATGAAGACAAATTGGGATACTGGTATCTATAATGCAGCAATTAAAATTAAGACGGTGTTGGTAAACTTAGTTACCTCTCTGGGCACAGTTTTGCTTCCAAGAATGTCTTTTTACATAGAAAAAGGAGAGCAGGAAGCCTTTAAGATACTGTGA
- a CDS encoding MATE family efflux transporter, translating to MTKAFRFVTVAATGMMIFFMIFAKESILILSGDAFLPAILPMQLLMITLLLIGLSNITGMQILTPMGQEDKVLKSIVAGAVVDFTLNLVLIPRYASTGAAFATVMAETIVVIVQFIYLRDILKGLLKNIQYFKIIAALILGSAGAILLKVNMNFDGSSTFMRLVIMAAEAIVFFALYGGSLLLMKEPLIMEMKEMGINMLKRKK from the coding sequence GTGACAAAAGCTTTTCGGTTTGTTACAGTAGCAGCAACAGGAATGATGATTTTCTTTATGATTTTTGCAAAAGAATCCATTCTGATTTTATCAGGAGATGCATTTTTACCGGCAATTTTGCCTATGCAGCTGCTAATGATAACACTTTTGCTTATTGGACTGTCTAATATTACAGGGATGCAGATTCTTACCCCTATGGGGCAGGAGGATAAAGTATTGAAGTCAATCGTAGCCGGAGCAGTTGTGGATTTTACATTGAATCTGGTATTGATTCCCAGATATGCGTCTACAGGAGCTGCATTTGCAACAGTTATGGCAGAAACTATAGTTGTGATTGTACAATTCATATATTTAAGAGATATATTGAAAGGATTATTGAAGAATATCCAGTATTTCAAAATTATAGCAGCACTAATTTTAGGAAGCGCGGGGGCTATTTTGTTAAAAGTAAATATGAATTTTGATGGAAGCTCCACCTTTATGCGTTTAGTAATTATGGCAGCGGAGGCAATCGTATTTTTTGCTCTTTATGGAGGAAGCCTTCTTTTGATGAAAGAGCCTTTGATTATGGAAATGAAGGAAATGGGGATTAATATGCTGAAAAGAAAAAAATAG